Proteins encoded together in one Oncorhynchus clarkii lewisi isolate Uvic-CL-2024 unplaced genomic scaffold, UVic_Ocla_1.0 unplaced_contig_13744_pilon_pilon, whole genome shotgun sequence window:
- the LOC139399469 gene encoding GTPase IMAP family member 9-like has protein sequence MGQSEPLQVVLLGKTGAGKSATGNTILGRNDFVSKKSSASITNNIAIQNVIIKGRHLVVYDTPGFCDPDRAEEEIEHTFEEVVKLTSSGPRVFLLVVKIDRFTAEEMNVVSKVEGLLGESLLKQTWILFTRGDELERKKIEEFIAESKHLKEVMIKYGRRYHVFNNKKKDSMQLKSLLRKTFPCLYPKIPRSLRSPLNHNIPEKRMVLLGKSGVGKSATGNTILGGTGFRFEQSMSSVTRKTEMKQGVVDGRKVIVLDTPGLFDTELTVEELTHEIVRSIYESSPGPHAFLLVLPVNVRFTEQEEKVIQLLEELFGSGMAKYAFIVFTHGDKLKGNIEKEIKKNVALGRVVEQCGGRYHVLNNKARGNRDQVTKLMEKIDRMVEENGGTCYTNEMFEEAARVKKEEEEERIQKEERELQEEKKQQVQKDTEINEYAIRREEEENQ, from the exons ATGGGACAATCGGAACCATTGCAGGTGGTGTTACTTGGTAAAACGGGAGCAGGGAAGAGTGCCACAGGAAACACCATCCTGGGACGAAACGATTTTGTCTCAAAGAAGAGTTCTGCATCTATTACCAATAACATTGCAATACAAAATGTCATCATCAAGGGTAGGCATCTTGTTGTGTATGACACTCCAGGATTCTGTGACCCCGATCGAGCCGAGGAGGAAATTGAGCATACTTTTGAGGAAGTCGTCAAGTTAACCTCATCTGGCCCCCGTGTGTTTCTCCTGGTGGTGAAGATCGACAGATTCACAGCAGAGGAGATGAATGTTGTCAGTAAAGTAGAAGGTCTTCTAGGAGAGAGTCTTTTGAAGCAAACCTGGATCCTGTTCACCAGAGGAGATGAGTTGGAGAGGAAGAAAATAGAAGAATTCATAGCTGAATCAAAACACCTCAAAGAAGTGATGATAAAGTATGGGAGAAGGTACCATGTGTTCAACAACAAGAAGAAGGATTCCATGCAGCTCAAATCACTGCTGAGAAAGACATTTCCTTGTCTCT ATCCAAAGATACCTAGGAGCCTCCGCTCCCCTCTGAATCACAATATTCCAGAAAAAAGGATGGTTTTGCTCGGCAAAAGTGGTGTTGGGAAGAGTGCAACAGGAAACACAATCCTTGGTGGGACAGGTTTCCGTTTTGAACAAAGTATGTCTTCTGTAACACGTAAAACAGAAATGAAGCAGGGAGTAGTAGATGGAAGGAAAGTCATAGTGCTTGATACTCCAGGACTGTTTGACACAGAGCTTACTGTTGAAGAATTAACACATGAGATTGTTAGGAGCATCTATGAGTCTAGTCCAGGGCCTCATGCCTTCCTCTTAGTTCTGCCAGTGAATGTCAGGTTCACAGAGCAGGAGGAGAAAGTCATTCAACTCTTGGAGGAACTGTTTGGGTCAGGAATGGCAAAGTATGCCTTCATTGTCTTCACCCATGGAGATAAGCTAAAGGGTAACATAGAGAAAGAGATCAAAAAGAACGTAGCCCTCGGTAGAGTGGTAGAGCAGTGTGGGGGGAGGTACCATGTCCTGAACAATAAAGCCAGAGGAAACAGAGATCAGGTCACAAAGCTGATGGAGAAGATAGACAGAATGGTGGAGGAGAATGGAGGAACCTGCTACACCAATGAGATGTTTGAGGAGGCAGCCAGGGttaagaaagaggaggaggaggagaggatccagaaggaggagagagaacttcAAGAGGAGAAAAAGCAACAAGTTCAGAAAGACACAGAGATAAATGAATATGCAattagaagagaagaagaggaaaaCCAG